In the genome of Oscarella lobularis chromosome 1, ooOscLobu1.1, whole genome shotgun sequence, one region contains:
- the LOC136187418 gene encoding glutathione hydrolase 1 proenzyme-like: MPNDSQEEGSEKGCRYYLKICAIVVGVAFGVAVLIAATVVFVLWQTGVIWSKSQTEKYDHAAVASASETCSDIGKDIMKDKNGNAVDAAVAVAICLGVVEFQSSGLGGGGFALYYKANDLNILSPIHAIYSVDFRTTAPKHITDKDIMLKKDTNQNNSGLLVATPGELRGLYKLWNDHKSGQVGWADLLQPSIDLAENGFKVSADLEDAVEELNEGDPEDGLFKYLDDPMFSSLCAIVKPNGKLIKKGQTLKRPELAQTLKNMAQSPNAALSIFYENVDLAREVQEQQGIIQLSDFTSYREESPDAKLIPFENGTLYGPELPSSTVIQVFIKNVLEQFSMSSADAKSLLFYHRLVETFKFAFGRRNVLGDPNPSFNSDAAFPELVKSLSRASYARNIRFMIKDRSVQSSRMNYYKGEGVEGWTKYPLPGSGKEKEGGTTHFCVIDKSGNAVSFTTSIGTKFGSKIVSPSTGIIYNNDITAFSYDGSDVSFGLPENDRNTPQPFKRPMSSMSPLVAVDNAGKVILVIGGAGGSRIISSVALAISRHLLLGQSLDAAVNNPRIHHQLSPYCLYYEDKFDESIKNHLVQYEKNALSASCSMEEFDMPSKSSAVHAISKDQISGKLTAVCDGRLSGKPSGY; this comes from the coding sequence ATGCCGAATGATTCACAAGAAGAAGGTTCAGAAAAAGGTTGTAGATATTATCTAAAAATATGTGCAATTGTTGTTGGAGTTGCTTTTGGAGTTGCTGTTCTAATTGCGGCAACAGTTGTCTTTGTACTCTGGCAGACAGGAGTTATTTGGTCAAAAAGCCAGACCGAAAAATATGACCATGCGGCCgttgcttctgcttctgaaACCTGTTCTGACATAGGAAAAGATATAATGAAGGATAAAAACGGAAATGCAGTAGATGCAGCTGTGGCCGTAGCCATTTGTCTTGGGGTGGTCGAGTTTCAGTCTTCCGGACTCGGTGGTGGGGGATTTGCTCTTTATTACAAAGCgaatgacctaaatatttTGTCTCCGATACACGCGATTTATTCGGTTGACTTTCGCACCACTGCTCCCAAACACATAACCGATAAAGACATAATGCTAAAGAAAGACACAAACCAAAACAATTCAGGGTTGCTTGTTGCTACTCCTGGAGAACTACGCGGCCTTTACAAATTGTGGAACGATCATAAATCGGGACAAGTCGGCTGGGCTGATTTGCTGCAGCCTTCAATTGACCTGGCTGAAAATGGTTTTAAAGTAAGTGCTGATTTAGAAGATGCGGTTGAAGAGTTGAATGAAGGTGATCCGGAAGATGGTTTATTTAAGTATTTAGATGACCCAATGTTTTCCTCACTTTGTGCTATTGTGAAACCAAATGGAAAATTGATCAAAAAAGGCCAGACTTTAAAGCGGCCTGAACTAGCTCAAACGCTAAAAAATATGGCACAGTCTCCTAACGCAgctctttcaattttttacgAGAACGTAGATCTAGCTCGAGAAGTTCAAGAACAGCAAGGCATTATACAGTTATCAGACTTTACATCGTATAGAGAAGAATCTCCCGATGCCAAATTAATACCTTTTGAAAACGGAACTCTCTATGGACCTGAACTGCCTTCAAGTACCGTTATTCAAGTTTTTATTAAAAATGTTCTCGAACAATTCTCCATGAGTTCAGCAGACGCGAAATCACTTCTCTTTTATCACAGATTGGTTGAAACTTTCAAATTTGCTTTTGGCAGACGAAATGTCTTAGGAGACCCAAACCCGAGTTTCAACTCAGATGCAGCTTTTCCCGAACTAGTCAAAAGCCTTTCACGTGCTTCTTACGCTAGAAACATTCGATTCATGATCAAAGATCGATCTGTGCAGAGCAGCAGAATGAATTACTACAAAGGTGAAGGAGTAGAAGGATGGACGAAATATCCTCTTCCTGGAAGtggtaaagaaaaagaaggtgGGACAACGCATTTCTGCGTGATTGACAAAAGTGGAAATGCTGTTTCTTTCACAACGTCGATAGGCACAAAATTCGGAAGCAAAATtgtttcgccgtcgacagGAATAATTTATAACAACGACATAACTGCGTTTAGCTACGACGGATCCGACGTAAGTTTTGGTTTAccagaaaacgatcgaaacaCTCCTCAACCTTTCAAACGTCCTATGTCTTCAATGAGTCCTCTTGTTGCTGTTGATAATGCAGGCAAAGTTATTCTTGTTATTGGTGGCGCAGGCGGGTCAAGGATAATAAGTTCTGTTGCGTTGGCAATTAGTCGGCATCTACTTTTAGGTCAATCTCTTGATGCTGCTGTGAACAATCCACGGATTCACCATCAATTGTCACCTTACTGTCTATACTACGAAGACAAGTTTGACGAAAGcataaaaaatcatttaGTTCAGTACGAGAAGAACGCTCTTAGTGCATCCTGTAGCATGGAAGAGTTTGACATGCCGTCAAAAAGTTCTGCTGTGCATGCAATAAGCAAAGATCAAATCAGTGGCAAACTTACTGCTGTCTGCGATGGCAGACTCTCTGGAAAGCCATCTGGATATTAG